One genomic region from Paraburkholderia azotifigens encodes:
- the fumC gene encoding class II fumarate hydratase, with translation MTEDVRMERDTFGEIAVPNAKLWGAQTQRSLQNFKISTEKQSPELITALAIIKRAAAEVNLNLGVLDATKAKAIMAAADEIIEGKHPDEFPLAVWQTGSGTQTNMNLNEVIANRASELMGGQRGEARLVHPNDDVNRGQSSNDVFPTAMHVAAAVGIVKHLLPAVKTLRDTLDKKAKAFADIVKIGRTHLQDATPLTLGQEFSGYVAQLDQNAKHIESTLAHLYELAQGGTAVGTGLNAHPKFAGDVAAAIGRLTGLPFVSAPNKFEVMAAADALVFAHGALKTLAASLMKIANDIRWLASGPRCGLGELSIPENEPGSSIMPGKVNPTQSEAVTMLCCQVFGNDVAVNVGGASGNFELNVFRPMVAHNVLQSVRLLADGMHSFNDNCAVGIEPNRERVDQLLNESLMLVTALNPHIGYDKAAQIAKKAHKEGTTLKAAALALGHVTEQQFDEWVRPHDMVGNAKG, from the coding sequence ATGACCGAAGATGTACGCATGGAACGCGATACGTTCGGCGAAATCGCCGTGCCGAACGCGAAATTGTGGGGGGCGCAGACGCAGCGTTCGCTGCAGAACTTCAAGATTTCGACGGAAAAGCAGTCCCCTGAACTGATTACGGCACTCGCGATCATCAAGCGTGCCGCTGCCGAAGTGAACCTGAATCTGGGCGTGCTCGACGCGACCAAAGCGAAGGCGATCATGGCCGCCGCCGACGAGATCATCGAAGGCAAGCATCCCGACGAATTTCCGCTCGCGGTCTGGCAGACGGGCTCGGGCACGCAGACCAACATGAATCTCAACGAGGTGATCGCGAACCGCGCCAGCGAACTGATGGGCGGCCAGCGCGGCGAAGCGCGCCTCGTGCATCCGAACGACGACGTGAATCGCGGGCAATCGTCGAACGACGTGTTTCCGACCGCGATGCACGTCGCGGCGGCCGTCGGCATCGTCAAGCACCTGCTGCCGGCCGTGAAGACGCTGCGCGATACGCTCGACAAAAAGGCCAAGGCGTTCGCCGATATCGTGAAGATCGGCCGCACGCACCTGCAGGACGCGACGCCGCTCACGCTCGGGCAGGAATTCTCCGGCTATGTCGCGCAACTGGATCAGAACGCGAAGCACATCGAGTCGACGCTCGCGCATCTGTACGAACTCGCGCAAGGCGGCACGGCTGTCGGCACGGGCCTGAACGCACATCCGAAGTTCGCCGGCGACGTGGCGGCCGCGATCGGCCGCCTGACGGGCCTGCCCTTCGTGTCGGCGCCGAACAAGTTCGAAGTGATGGCAGCCGCCGATGCGCTGGTGTTCGCGCACGGCGCGCTGAAGACGCTTGCGGCAAGCCTGATGAAGATCGCCAACGACATCCGCTGGCTCGCGAGCGGTCCGCGTTGCGGCCTGGGCGAACTGTCGATTCCCGAGAACGAGCCGGGCAGCTCGATCATGCCGGGCAAGGTGAACCCGACGCAATCCGAAGCGGTGACGATGCTGTGCTGTCAGGTGTTCGGCAACGACGTCGCCGTGAACGTGGGCGGCGCGAGCGGCAACTTCGAACTGAACGTGTTCCGGCCGATGGTCGCGCACAACGTGCTGCAGTCCGTGCGCCTGCTCGCCGACGGCATGCACAGCTTCAACGACAACTGCGCGGTCGGCATCGAACCGAACCGGGAGCGCGTCGATCAGTTGCTGAATGAATCGCTGATGCTCGTGACGGCGCTCAATCCGCACATCGGCTACGACAAGGCCGCGCAGATCGCGAAGAAAGCGCACAAGGAAGGCACGACGCTCAAGGCGGCCGCGCTGGCGCTCGGCCATGTGACGGAACAGCAGTTCGACGAATGGGTGCGTCCGCACGACATGGTCGGCAACGCGAAGGGCTAA
- a CDS encoding ArsR/SmtB family transcription factor translates to MAAALPSEASHFPGLSHIGGLLADPGRAAMLWALMDGTARPAGELTLIAGLSPSAASAHLARLTDGGLLALEVRGRHRYFRIASAEIAATIEALANVAQAAAPQRSVPRPARTVPVDMRYARTCYDHMAGELAVRVYERLVDGGLLTVHGDALDATAEGAALLADWGIDVSQHRTRRRRFACTCPDWSERRPHLGGALGAALLDSWSAHGWVERTDRPRILRVTPAGHRHFDDFLTH, encoded by the coding sequence ATGGCAGCTGCACTTCCCTCAGAAGCGAGCCACTTTCCCGGCTTGAGCCACATCGGCGGGCTGCTTGCCGATCCCGGCCGGGCCGCAATGCTGTGGGCGCTGATGGATGGCACCGCGCGTCCGGCGGGCGAGCTGACGCTGATCGCGGGCCTGTCGCCGTCGGCGGCGAGCGCGCACCTTGCGCGTTTGACCGACGGCGGGCTGCTCGCGCTCGAAGTGCGTGGACGGCATCGCTATTTCAGGATTGCATCGGCGGAAATCGCCGCGACCATTGAGGCGCTCGCGAACGTCGCGCAGGCGGCCGCGCCGCAGCGGTCCGTGCCGCGCCCGGCACGCACCGTGCCCGTCGACATGCGCTATGCGCGCACCTGCTACGACCACATGGCGGGCGAGCTGGCCGTGCGCGTCTACGAACGCCTTGTCGACGGCGGGCTGCTGACCGTCCATGGCGACGCACTCGACGCGACGGCCGAAGGCGCCGCCTTGCTGGCCGACTGGGGTATCGACGTGTCGCAGCATCGCACGCGCCGGCGCCGCTTTGCCTGCACCTGCCCCGACTGGAGCGAACGGCGCCCGCATCTCGGCGGCGCGCTCGGCGCGGCGCTGCTCGATTCGTGGTCGGCGCATGGCTGGGTCGAGCGCACGGACCGGCCGCGAATTCTGCGGGTGACGCCCGCCGGCCATCGTCATTTCGACGACTTTCTCACGCATTGA
- a CDS encoding DUF6600 domain-containing protein, translating into MKSPAIRAKAAPNQPVPRSGIRPVSLVTLAVAGTLTTLALQSAWAQEAPPPANYAQSTPASDPPGRVARLNYMAGTVTTEPAGASDWSYAQVNRPLTTGDQIWNDKNARSELHIGSTAVRMGEQTSLDVLNLDDNSAQLKVAQGTLSTRVRAIAPGSSYEIDTPNLALGVNSPGDYRVDVAPDGSSTTVTVRSGSATVYGDNGQVPVGTGQQVTFTGTSLQQAAANGAPGPDPFDQWAASRDAAEERSVSARYVSREMPGYQDLDANGTWRNTPQYGEVWTPNQEPSGWAPYRDGHWVWQAPWGWTWVDDAPWGFAPYHYGRWAYVDDSWAWVPGQAVVSEPPVYAPALVAFVGDGDGGSDWGVNLAVGGVAAAGLAWFALGPGEPWHPHWGGGHDWSPRYYERVNNTVVINNRVDIHNNIHNTYINYRAPGAVTGMRATDFVHGQPTHHFGQRVDPTQWRNARFNAGGPGIAPVRQSFAPGMRNATYRPPSNAMARPVVGTRNPGMPAAFHDRLAQNFAQGGRGRVPGAGEPIVHTSVPARFPGQTLGRNGPVANVHVVNPHGPLVNPRAPGQMAGGPGAQRPGGAAPQIDGRQQGMQGHGFAPGQMAGAPGGQQRPGVGEPQNNGQQHGLPMHAGNGVPRPPQFAGGHPVNGAPQQAGQPGQPGGAQRLEAAAGQQHEPMWTQHHAPMAQQRGNPQQLGAGQTPGQRPSAAQPGQVAQQQREPMQRPANGFGGGIPQGQQAHGPDPRGQQAAAAPMQQAQAHPEMRPQPPAQQQPRAEAHPQPQPQPQAQPRQEFRPQPQPQQQARQEFHPQPQPQQQARQEFHPQPQPQPQQQARQEFHPQPQQQPRQEFHPQPQPQPQPQPRPPQQVQQPQPQPHPQPQPQPQQHQEQRATGGGHDEHHRG; encoded by the coding sequence ATGAAATCACCCGCCATACGCGCGAAAGCCGCACCTAACCAACCTGTCCCGCGATCCGGCATACGTCCGGTCTCGCTCGTCACACTCGCCGTCGCGGGCACGCTGACGACGCTTGCTCTGCAATCGGCCTGGGCACAGGAAGCCCCGCCGCCCGCCAACTATGCGCAAAGCACGCCGGCCAGCGACCCGCCCGGGCGCGTCGCGCGCCTGAACTACATGGCGGGCACCGTCACCACCGAACCCGCGGGTGCCTCCGACTGGTCGTACGCGCAGGTCAACCGCCCGCTCACGACGGGCGATCAGATCTGGAACGACAAGAACGCGCGCTCGGAGCTGCATATCGGCTCGACGGCCGTACGCATGGGCGAGCAGACCAGTCTCGACGTCCTCAATCTCGATGACAACAGCGCTCAGCTGAAAGTCGCGCAAGGCACGCTGTCGACTCGCGTGCGCGCGATCGCGCCCGGCTCGTCGTATGAGATCGACACGCCGAATCTTGCGCTAGGGGTGAACTCGCCCGGCGACTATCGCGTCGACGTCGCGCCCGACGGCAGCAGCACGACCGTTACCGTGCGCAGCGGCAGCGCGACCGTCTATGGCGACAACGGTCAGGTGCCCGTCGGCACGGGGCAACAAGTCACCTTCACGGGCACGAGCCTGCAACAGGCGGCAGCGAATGGCGCGCCCGGTCCCGATCCGTTCGATCAATGGGCGGCGAGCCGCGATGCCGCCGAGGAGCGCTCGGTGTCGGCGCGTTATGTCTCGCGCGAAATGCCCGGCTATCAGGATCTCGATGCAAACGGCACGTGGCGCAACACGCCGCAGTACGGCGAAGTGTGGACGCCGAATCAGGAGCCCTCTGGCTGGGCGCCCTATCGCGATGGCCACTGGGTCTGGCAGGCGCCGTGGGGCTGGACGTGGGTCGATGACGCGCCGTGGGGCTTTGCGCCGTATCACTATGGCCGCTGGGCGTATGTCGACGATTCGTGGGCATGGGTGCCGGGACAGGCTGTCGTCAGCGAGCCGCCCGTGTATGCGCCCGCCCTCGTCGCGTTTGTCGGCGACGGTGACGGCGGCAGCGACTGGGGCGTGAATCTGGCCGTGGGCGGCGTAGCGGCAGCGGGTCTCGCGTGGTTCGCGCTCGGTCCCGGCGAACCCTGGCATCCGCACTGGGGCGGCGGCCACGACTGGAGCCCGCGCTATTACGAGCGCGTGAACAACACGGTCGTCATCAACAACCGCGTCGATATCCATAACAACATTCACAACACGTACATCAACTACCGCGCACCGGGCGCCGTGACGGGCATGCGGGCGACGGACTTCGTCCACGGACAGCCGACCCACCACTTCGGCCAGCGCGTCGATCCCACGCAGTGGCGCAACGCGCGCTTCAATGCGGGTGGACCGGGCATCGCGCCGGTGCGCCAGAGCTTCGCGCCCGGCATGCGTAACGCCACGTACCGTCCTCCGTCGAATGCGATGGCGCGGCCCGTGGTCGGCACGCGCAATCCGGGTATGCCGGCCGCGTTTCACGACCGGCTCGCGCAGAACTTCGCGCAAGGCGGTCGCGGACGCGTGCCGGGCGCGGGCGAGCCGATCGTGCATACCTCCGTGCCCGCACGCTTTCCCGGCCAGACGCTCGGCCGCAATGGGCCTGTCGCGAACGTCCACGTCGTGAACCCGCATGGTCCGCTCGTGAATCCGCGTGCGCCGGGGCAGATGGCGGGCGGTCCGGGCGCGCAACGCCCAGGCGGCGCAGCGCCGCAGATCGACGGACGGCAGCAAGGGATGCAGGGACACGGCTTCGCGCCGGGGCAGATGGCGGGTGCACCGGGCGGGCAGCAGCGGCCGGGCGTCGGCGAGCCGCAGAACAACGGCCAACAGCACGGCCTCCCGATGCACGCAGGCAATGGCGTGCCGCGTCCGCCTCAATTCGCGGGCGGCCATCCGGTGAACGGCGCGCCACAGCAAGCTGGACAACCCGGCCAACCCGGCGGCGCGCAACGTCTCGAAGCGGCAGCGGGTCAGCAACACGAACCCATGTGGACCCAGCACCATGCGCCGATGGCGCAGCAACGCGGCAATCCGCAGCAGCTCGGCGCGGGACAGACGCCGGGACAGCGCCCGTCCGCGGCCCAGCCGGGGCAAGTTGCCCAGCAGCAGCGCGAGCCCATGCAGCGGCCCGCGAACGGTTTTGGCGGCGGCATCCCTCAAGGACAGCAGGCGCACGGGCCGGATCCGCGCGGGCAGCAGGCAGCCGCGGCGCCGATGCAGCAGGCGCAAGCGCATCCCGAGATGCGGCCACAACCGCCCGCCCAACAGCAGCCGCGAGCCGAGGCACATCCTCAGCCTCAGCCTCAGCCCCAGGCTCAGCCGCGCCAGGAATTTCGTCCGCAGCCGCAGCCGCAGCAGCAGGCCCGACAGGAATTCCATCCGCAGCCGCAGCCGCAGCAGCAGGCCCGACAGGAATTCCATCCGCAGCCGCAGCCTCAGCCGCAGCAGCAGGCCCGACAGGAATTCCATCCGCAGCCACAACAGCAGCCGCGACAGGAGTTTCATCCCCAGCCGCAGCCGCAGCCGCAGCCGCAACCGCGCCCGCCGCAGCAGGTCCAGCAGCCGCAGCCGCAGCCGCACCCGCAACCTCAGCCGCAACCTCAGCAGCACCAGGAGCAACGTGCGACGGGCGGCGGACACGACGAGCATCATCGCGGATAG
- a CDS encoding thymidylate synthase: MKQYLDLVRTILDTGSWQENRTGIRTISMPGAMLRFDLQQGFPAVTTKKLAFKSAIGELIGFLRASRSAADFRALGCKVWDANANDNAQWLANPYREGTDDLGDVYGVQWRQWPAYKVLDATASAQLEDAASRGYAPVTRFEEGGVRKVLLYKAIDQLRQCVDTIMNNPADRRILFHAWNPAVLEEIALPACHLLYQFLPNAAKREISLCLYIRSNDVGLGTPFNLTEGAALLHLVGRLTGYTPRWFTYFIGDAHIYENQLDMLQQQLTRDPYESPQFAISERVPEYSKTGVYEPEWLEKVEPSDFSLVGYRHHEPLTAPMAI, from the coding sequence ATGAAACAGTACCTCGACCTCGTCCGCACGATCCTCGATACCGGCAGCTGGCAGGAAAACCGCACCGGCATTCGCACGATCAGCATGCCCGGGGCGATGCTGCGTTTCGATCTTCAGCAGGGTTTCCCGGCCGTGACGACGAAGAAGCTGGCATTCAAGTCGGCGATCGGCGAACTGATCGGTTTTCTGCGCGCGTCGCGCAGCGCCGCCGATTTCCGCGCGCTCGGCTGCAAGGTCTGGGATGCGAACGCGAACGACAACGCGCAGTGGCTCGCGAATCCTTACCGTGAGGGAACGGACGATCTCGGCGACGTCTACGGCGTGCAGTGGCGCCAGTGGCCCGCCTACAAGGTGCTCGACGCGACGGCGAGCGCGCAGCTGGAAGACGCGGCATCGCGCGGCTATGCGCCCGTCACCCGGTTCGAAGAGGGCGGCGTGCGCAAGGTGCTGCTGTACAAGGCAATCGACCAGCTGCGCCAGTGCGTCGATACGATCATGAACAACCCGGCCGACCGGCGGATTTTGTTTCATGCGTGGAATCCCGCCGTGCTCGAGGAAATCGCGCTGCCCGCATGTCATCTGCTGTACCAGTTCCTGCCGAATGCCGCGAAGCGCGAGATTTCGCTGTGCCTCTATATCCGCAGCAACGACGTCGGCCTCGGCACGCCGTTCAACCTGACGGAAGGGGCGGCGCTGCTGCATCTCGTCGGGCGGCTGACGGGCTATACGCCGCGCTGGTTCACGTATTTCATCGGCGACGCGCACATCTATGAGAATCAGCTCGACATGTTGCAGCAGCAACTGACGCGCGACCCGTACGAAAGCCCGCAGTTCGCCATTTCGGAGCGCGTGCCCGAGTATTCAAAGACGGGCGTCTATGAGCCCGAATGGCTGGAGAAGGTCGAGCCGTCCGATTTCTCGCTGGTCGGCTACCGGCATCACGAACCGCTGACGGCGCCGATGGCGATCTGA
- a CDS encoding GlxA family transcriptional regulator, with protein sequence MSDTPDTPRVRHVVFAVAPDLVLLDACGPLEAFHRAELTVRDARRVPATSREPVAYRTTVASIDGGVLDTFPGLPVVTQRLDALGDEPIDTLIVPGIPVDDPRTLQPALIEWIAQRAPHVRRVCSVCTGAFYLAAAGVLDGRRATTHWRDAGRLAERFPRVQVDAEPIFIREPLPRNEAGDERSMWTSAGVTAGIDLALALIQEDYGHPVAMQVARRLVVFVKRPGGQSQFSAALAAQTSAGGAFDGLHGWMASNLNGDLSVERLAEEARMSPRNFARRYVDEVGRTPAKTVSAMRLEAASRALAESRRPLKRIALDCGFGSEQNLRRAFMRSFGVLPLDYRERFASALR encoded by the coding sequence ATGAGTGACACGCCCGACACGCCCAGGGTCCGCCATGTGGTGTTCGCCGTCGCGCCAGACCTGGTGCTGCTCGACGCCTGCGGCCCGCTGGAAGCGTTCCATCGTGCCGAACTGACGGTGCGCGACGCGCGGCGTGTGCCCGCGACGTCGCGCGAGCCCGTTGCCTACCGCACGACGGTCGCGTCGATCGACGGCGGCGTGCTCGACACGTTTCCGGGGTTGCCCGTCGTCACGCAGCGCCTCGATGCGCTCGGCGACGAACCGATCGATACGCTGATCGTGCCCGGCATTCCCGTCGACGATCCGCGCACGCTGCAACCGGCGCTGATCGAGTGGATCGCGCAGCGAGCGCCGCATGTGCGGCGCGTCTGCTCGGTGTGCACGGGCGCGTTCTATCTGGCCGCGGCGGGCGTGCTCGACGGACGCCGCGCGACCACCCATTGGCGCGACGCCGGACGGCTCGCGGAGCGCTTTCCGCGCGTGCAGGTCGACGCGGAGCCGATCTTCATCCGCGAGCCGTTACCCCGCAACGAGGCTGGCGATGAGCGTTCGATGTGGACATCGGCGGGCGTGACGGCGGGCATCGACCTCGCGCTCGCGCTGATCCAGGAAGACTACGGGCATCCCGTCGCGATGCAGGTTGCAAGGCGGCTCGTGGTGTTCGTCAAGCGGCCGGGCGGCCAGTCGCAGTTCAGCGCGGCGCTCGCGGCGCAGACGTCGGCGGGCGGCGCGTTCGACGGCCTGCACGGCTGGATGGCGTCGAACCTGAACGGCGACCTGTCCGTCGAGCGGCTCGCCGAAGAAGCGCGCATGAGTCCGCGTAACTTCGCGCGCCGCTATGTCGACGAAGTGGGGCGCACGCCCGCGAAAACCGTTTCGGCGATGCGGCTGGAGGCGGCTTCGCGCGCGCTGGCCGAGTCGCGCCGTCCGTTGAAGCGGATCGCGCTCGATTGCGGCTTCGGCAGCGAGCAGAACTTGCGGCGCGCGTTCATGCGCAGCTTCGGCGTGCTGCCGCTCGATTACCGCGAGCGGTTCGCGTCGGCGCTGCGCTGA
- a CDS encoding MFS transporter, producing the protein MPSSSTAAPDAPAVLPSAPRHAEPHGRRAARVLAVCQALYTSSVSIDLTLTGLVGYTLAGDKSLATLPFSLITVAAALTTVFASFLMARIGRRAGFLLGAGIGAAGGAISVYAIFHHSFWAFCAGTATVGVFQAFAQYYRLAAADAVPVEAKSRAISTVLTGGVVAAVLGPALAAWSKDWLAPIAFAGSYALVTGLGLLSIALVAGLYRDTAPHADPAAQREPARSWRAIVRQPIFVAALANNALGYAVMMFVMTATPIAAVACGHSIGDGAQIIQWHLVGMFAPSFFSARLIARFGVLRVIGAGIVLSALCGVLALRSTDLPHFYAALACLGVGWNLMFVGGTTLLAQSYRPSERAKTQATSEFTTFAFSAIGSLCAGQMLAHFGWAAVNAAIFPFLALAALATLAFAWSRRRMTAASSF; encoded by the coding sequence ATGCCGTCATCTTCCACCGCTGCACCCGACGCACCTGCCGTCCTCCCGAGCGCGCCGCGCCATGCCGAGCCGCATGGCCGCCGCGCCGCGCGGGTGCTGGCCGTGTGCCAGGCGCTCTATACGTCGTCGGTATCGATCGATCTGACGCTCACGGGCCTCGTCGGCTACACGCTCGCCGGCGACAAGTCGCTCGCCACGCTGCCGTTTTCGCTCATCACCGTCGCGGCCGCGCTGACGACCGTGTTCGCCTCGTTCCTGATGGCGCGCATCGGCCGGCGAGCGGGCTTTCTGCTGGGCGCGGGCATCGGCGCGGCGGGCGGCGCGATCTCGGTGTATGCGATCTTCCATCACAGTTTCTGGGCGTTCTGCGCGGGCACGGCGACTGTCGGCGTGTTTCAGGCCTTCGCGCAGTACTACCGCCTCGCGGCCGCCGACGCCGTACCCGTCGAAGCCAAGAGCCGCGCGATCTCGACGGTGCTGACGGGCGGCGTGGTGGCCGCCGTGCTCGGGCCCGCGCTCGCCGCGTGGAGCAAGGACTGGCTCGCGCCCATCGCCTTCGCCGGTTCCTATGCGCTCGTGACGGGACTCGGCTTGCTGTCGATAGCGCTCGTCGCCGGCCTGTATCGCGATACCGCGCCGCACGCGGACCCCGCCGCGCAGCGTGAGCCCGCGCGATCCTGGCGGGCGATCGTCCGCCAGCCGATCTTCGTCGCCGCGCTGGCGAACAACGCGCTCGGCTACGCCGTGATGATGTTCGTGATGACAGCCACGCCCATTGCCGCCGTCGCTTGCGGACACTCGATCGGCGATGGCGCGCAGATCATCCAGTGGCATCTGGTCGGCATGTTCGCGCCGTCGTTTTTCTCGGCGCGCCTGATTGCGCGGTTCGGCGTGCTGCGCGTGATCGGCGCGGGCATCGTGCTGTCGGCGCTGTGCGGCGTGCTGGCGCTGCGTTCGACCGATCTGCCGCACTTTTATGCGGCGCTCGCCTGTCTCGGCGTCGGCTGGAACCTGATGTTCGTCGGCGGCACGACGCTGCTCGCGCAGTCGTACCGGCCGTCCGAGCGCGCGAAGACCCAGGCGACCAGCGAGTTCACGACCTTTGCGTTTTCCGCGATCGGTTCGCTGTGCGCGGGGCAGATGCTCGCGCATTTTGGCTGGGCGGCCGTCAACGCGGCGATTTTTCCGTTTCTCGCGCTGGCGGCGCTCGCGACGCTGGCGTTCGCGTGGTCGCGCAGACGCATGACGGCGGCGTCGAGCTTCTGA
- a CDS encoding acyl-CoA thioesterase, whose protein sequence is MSTPTAAPLDRSETTFRFLAEPTSVNFGGKVHGGALMKWIDETAYACSAVWSGRYCVTVSVGNIRFRRPIHVGNLVELRARVVATGRTSMHIHVSVHAGDPKGGELLQTTDCLVVMVAVNENGSPVPVPSFVPQTDEQKRLANYAMDVKAALDAIVELKPEEVAQGKV, encoded by the coding sequence ATGAGCACGCCAACTGCCGCGCCGCTGGATCGTTCAGAAACCACGTTCCGTTTTCTCGCCGAGCCGACCTCGGTCAACTTCGGCGGCAAGGTGCACGGCGGTGCGCTGATGAAATGGATCGACGAAACCGCGTATGCGTGCTCGGCGGTCTGGTCGGGGCGCTACTGCGTGACGGTGAGCGTCGGCAACATCCGCTTCCGCCGGCCGATTCACGTCGGCAATCTGGTCGAACTGCGCGCGCGCGTCGTCGCGACGGGGCGCACCAGCATGCATATCCATGTGTCCGTGCATGCGGGCGATCCGAAGGGCGGCGAGCTGTTGCAAACCACGGATTGCCTCGTCGTGATGGTCGCCGTCAACGAGAACGGAAGCCCTGTGCCCGTGCCGTCGTTCGTGCCGCAGACGGACGAGCAGAAGCGTCTCGCGAACTACGCGATGGATGTGAAGGCCGCGCTCGATGCGATCGTCGAACTGAAGCCCGAGGAAGTCGCGCAAGGCAAGGTCTGA
- a CDS encoding sigma-54 dependent transcriptional regulator, giving the protein MESATRQLIYVSRDPSAELNTRFHERGWHVEVVGSARDARRAVRSGMAAGGLLDLSSCFQQHEIAAFESCLTMPNVGWVATTMAGQLQDAALRRLVRDYCFDYVTVPYSGDRIVDSVGHAYGMVSLGEPASNDASQGGSEGEMVGSCDAMLALFRSIRKVAMTDAPVFISGESGTGKELTAVAIHERSSRRNAPFIPINCGAIPPHLLQSELFGYERGAFTGANQRKIGRVEAANGGTLFLDEIGDLPLESQASLLRFLQERKVERLGGHGSVEVDVRIISATHVDMNTAMIEGRFRSDLYHRLCVLQIDEPPLRARGKDIELLARHMLERFRKDASRRLRGFAPDAIAALHNYSWPGNVRELINRVRRAIVMSEGRAITARDLELAEYVEIVPVSLAQAREAAERQAIELALLRHRGRLGDAAQELGISRVTLYRLLCSHGMRHMESEPLAQHAEIPSTMPHL; this is encoded by the coding sequence ATGGAATCCGCCACGCGGCAACTGATTTACGTATCAAGAGATCCCAGCGCTGAGTTGAACACGCGTTTTCATGAGCGCGGGTGGCATGTCGAAGTCGTCGGCTCCGCCCGCGACGCGCGCCGCGCCGTGCGCTCGGGGATGGCGGCGGGCGGTCTGCTCGATCTGTCGAGCTGTTTCCAGCAGCATGAAATCGCGGCCTTCGAGTCGTGCCTGACCATGCCCAACGTCGGCTGGGTCGCCACCACGATGGCCGGCCAGCTGCAGGACGCCGCGTTGCGCCGGCTCGTGCGCGACTACTGTTTCGATTACGTGACCGTGCCTTACTCGGGCGACCGGATCGTCGATTCCGTGGGTCATGCCTATGGCATGGTGTCGCTCGGCGAGCCCGCGTCGAATGACGCGTCGCAAGGCGGCTCGGAAGGCGAAATGGTCGGCTCGTGCGACGCGATGCTCGCGCTGTTCCGCTCGATCCGCAAAGTTGCGATGACGGACGCGCCCGTCTTTATTTCGGGCGAATCCGGCACGGGCAAGGAACTCACGGCCGTTGCCATTCACGAGCGCTCGTCGCGCCGCAACGCGCCGTTCATCCCCATCAACTGCGGCGCGATTCCGCCGCATCTGCTGCAGTCCGAGCTGTTCGGCTACGAACGCGGCGCGTTCACGGGCGCCAACCAGCGCAAGATCGGCCGCGTCGAAGCGGCCAATGGCGGCACGCTGTTTCTCGATGAAATCGGCGACCTGCCGCTCGAAAGCCAGGCGAGCCTGCTGCGCTTCCTGCAGGAGCGCAAGGTCGAGCGACTGGGCGGACACGGCTCGGTCGAAGTGGACGTGCGGATCATCTCCGCGACGCACGTCGACATGAACACGGCGATGATCGAAGGGCGCTTCCGCTCGGACCTGTATCACCGGCTGTGCGTGCTGCAGATCGACGAGCCGCCGCTGCGCGCGCGCGGCAAGGACATCGAACTGCTCGCGCGGCACATGCTCGAACGTTTCAGGAAAGATGCGAGCCGGCGCCTGCGCGGCTTCGCGCCTGATGCGATCGCGGCGCTCCACAACTACAGCTGGCCGGGCAACGTGCGCGAACTGATTAACCGCGTGCGGCGCGCGATCGTGATGTCGGAAGGGCGGGCGATCACCGCGCGCGACCTCGAGCTGGCCGAGTACGTCGAAATCGTGCCCGTGTCGCTGGCGCAGGCGCGCGAGGCGGCCGAGCGGCAGGCAATCGAACTCGCGTTGCTGCGTCATCGCGGACGTCTCGGCGATGCCGCGCAGGAACTCGGCATTTCGCGTGTGACGCTGTATCGACTGCTGTGTTCGCACGGTATGCGGCATATGGAAAGCGAGCCGCTCGCGCAACACGCGGAGATCCCGTCGACCATGCCGCACCTGTAA
- a CDS encoding C39 family peptidase has protein sequence MSGLDPFPAFRRAASIAVLATCGLCAQVHAQASVDTSTLAGIPLTKTVHSMRDLRYRHIVSQQFDYSCGAAALATLLKYGYGIDIPETDLIRRMMVFSTPEVVVKNGFSMLDMKKFVETIGLRGRGFRVNTDALYHLQIPVMVLMNLDGYEHFVIVKHAQDGRIFIADPALGNRILLEEDFAKTWNGLVFAVVGKPFREDSPLLQDNESLALRLRERALANGTAATPFVEYGFIKADLF, from the coding sequence ATGTCCGGGTTGGACCCATTCCCGGCGTTTCGACGCGCCGCATCCATTGCTGTGCTTGCAACTTGCGGATTGTGTGCGCAAGTGCACGCACAGGCGAGCGTCGACACGTCTACCCTCGCAGGTATTCCGCTTACGAAAACGGTGCACTCGATGAGGGACCTGCGTTACCGCCATATCGTCAGCCAGCAGTTCGACTACAGCTGCGGTGCGGCGGCGCTCGCGACGCTCCTCAAGTACGGCTACGGGATCGACATCCCCGAGACGGATCTGATCCGCCGGATGATGGTTTTCTCGACGCCGGAGGTAGTGGTCAAGAACGGCTTCTCGATGCTCGACATGAAGAAATTCGTCGAGACGATCGGGCTGCGGGGCCGCGGATTCCGGGTGAACACAGACGCGCTGTATCACCTCCAGATTCCCGTCATGGTTCTGATGAACCTCGACGGCTATGAGCATTTCGTGATCGTCAAGCACGCGCAGGACGGTCGCATCTTTATCGCGGACCCCGCACTCGGCAACCGGATCCTGCTCGAGGAGGATTTCGCGAAGACATGGAATGGGCTTGTGTTCGCAGTCGTCGGGAAACCGTTCAGGGAGGACTCCCCGCTGTTGCAGGACAACGAGTCGCTGGCCTTGCGGCTGCGCGAGCGCGCGCTCGCCAACGGCACGGCCGCGACTCCTTTTGTCGAATACGGCTTTATCAAGGCAGACCTGTTCTGA